Part of the Pseudomonas baltica genome is shown below.
TAAGTTGCCTTGAAATGGGCGATGAAGCGCGCCTCGTCGTCCAGATCGAAGACATGTATCAGCAGCAGGCTGCGGTCCAGCGCCAGCTCGGACCAGACGGTGCCTGGAATGACCGTGCAGACGATCGACAGCGTTGCCAGCCCGGCGGGATCGCGCAGGTCCAGGGGCACCTTGACGAACGCCGAGCGCGGCGCACGTTGGTCGAGGCTCCAGACTTGCCAGCCGACCTGCAGATTGGAGGTCACAAGGTCGATTCCCACTCGCCCCAGCAGGCGCAGCACTGTCAATGGTCGGCGAATATGCGGATGGGACGGACGCAGCGGCGCCATCAGCAGGGGGGCGAGAACACCGAACAACACCCCCAGCAACACCTGGCCTG
Proteins encoded:
- a CDS encoding Na+/H+ antiporter subunit E, with the protein product MKRLFPAPLLSVALLLLWLLLNLSFSAGQVLLGVLFGVLAPLLMAPLRPSHPHIRRPLTVLRLLGRVGIDLVTSNLQVGWQVWSLDQRAPRSAFVKVPLDLRDPAGLATLSIVCTVIPGTVWSELALDRSLLLIHVFDLDDEARFIAHFKATYERPLMEIFQ